The following is a genomic window from Sulfitobacter pontiacus.
CGGGGCGCGTCACATCGGCAAACTGCTCGGGGATCGACAAACACCCTTCTTCATAGGTGTTCAGCGCGTCCGAGGCGGCGATGATTTCGGGGTTGAACATCACCAGCGGTCGCGGCGTCTCCCCCTCTTCCTTTACGCAATCCATGACGATCAGGCGGTTCATCACCCCGATCTGGGGGGCCGCAAGACCGATCCCCGGCGCGTCATACATCGTGGCGAGCATATCATCAGCCAAGCTGCGCAACTCGTCCGTCATATCGGTCACGGGGGCGCATGGCTTTTTCAGCCGCGGGTCAGGGTGTAGTAAAATATTGCGTATCATTTGGTTGATTTAGGCCAACACCTGCGCCGCTGCAACCTCGGGGCTTGCGGTCTGGCCGATTAGGTTTAGCGTGTCGGCCAAATCTGACAGGAGAACCCCATGAGCTTTGACGAAATCATCGACCGGCGTGGCACCCATTGCGCGAAATGGGACAAGATGGAGCCGATCTACGGCGTCCCCGCGGATACTGGCATTGCCATGTGGGTTGCGGATATGGATTTCCGCCCGCCTCAGGTGGTTCAAACCGCGCTGCAAGATATGTTGGACCATGGTGTCTATGGGTACTTTGGCGATGACAGCAAATATCTGGGCGCCATCCAATGGTGGATGGAGCATCGACACGGCTGGAAAGTTGCGCCCGAGTGGGTTTTCACCACGCACGGCTTGGTTAACGGAACCGCGATGTGCGTCGACGCCTTCACCAAGCCCGGGGACGGAGTTGTCCTGTTCACACCGGTTTACCACGCCTTTGCTCGGGTGATCTCCGCTGCAGGGCGGCAGGTGGTCGAATGTGAAATGGCGATAGAGGGCGGCCAGTATACGCTCGATTTCGATGCTTATGATGCGCAAATGACGGGCAAAGAGACGATGCTGGTGTTCTGTTCGCCCCATAACCCGGGCGGGCGTGTCTGGTCCAAATCAGAGCTGGAACAGGTCGCAGCCTTTGCCAAACGTCATGATCTGGTGCTGGTCTCGGACGAGATTCACCATGATTTGGTAATGCCTGGTCATACACACACCCCCATGGCGTTAATTGATGGGGTCGCGGACCGGTTGGTCATGATGACGGCAACCACTAAAACCTTTAACATCGCCGGTTCCCACTCCGGCAACGTGATCATCCCCGATCCAAAGCTTCGCGAGACCTTTGCGCAACGCGTCGCAGCTATGGGGCTGTCACCGAACTCCTTCGGACTTTTTATGGCGACCGCCGCCTATTCGTCGGAAGGGGCGGCATGGGTTGATGATCTGGTCAGCTACCTGGACGGCAACCGGCAGATCTTTGACGCTGCGATTCAGGACATACCCGGGCTGCAATCCATGTCGCTTCAATCAACCTACCTCGCTTGGGTCGATTTCAGCGGGACCGGAATGGACAGATCAGAGTTCACCCAACGGGTCGAAAACTCCGCTGGGATTGCTGCAAACCACGGGCCAACTTTTGGCAAGGGCGGGGAAAGCTTCCTGAGGTTCAACATCGCCACCCCGCGCGCTCGGGTAGAAGAAGCCTGCAACCGTCTGCGCGAGGCGTTCAAAGACCTGCAATAAAATCAATGCGGTGCGTCGACGGTGATCAAGCCCGCCGGCGCATCTGCAGCCCGTTCGAAATCCAGCGCCGCAGACTTCGCGACACGGGTCGCGCGTTTGAAATCAAACAGCATTTCGCCGCCCTCTTGCTCTACCGCGACGATCAAACATTGAAACAGATGAGCCGCGCCATCGAATAAATCGACCCGACCGCGCAACTGCGGTGCCGTCTGCGCATCAAGCGAGAAGCCGGTGTCCCAATAACGCAGGACCTTATGTTCCACCCCGTCCGCGTGTACCCGCAAACGCGACGATTTTCGCAGGCTATCCACCCGTGCGGCATCCAGCCCGGCCTGAATGTCTTTCGGCAATATGGCTTCCACAGCTTCCTCTCTCCAAAGGCTTCCAACATGAAGCGTGACGTGCTGGGATTCAAAATCAAGTGCGCCCCAAGAATTTATTCGACGTGCATCAACGCAGCCCCCCTGTGCGTCGCGTGCTATGGCCTTTCGCCCGTCTGAACTTACCTTGAACACAAACAAGTAAAGGAGTGGTGTATGGGACTGCTGATCGACGGAGAATGGCGCGATAAATGGTACGATACGGAGTCTACCGGAGGTAAGTTTGAACGCTCCATCTCCAAATTTCGCAACTGGGTCACAGCGGACGGCAGCGCGGGCCCGTCAGGAAAATCAGGCTTTCAGGCTCAATCAGGGCGGTATCACCTCTACGTCAGCTATGCCTGCCCTTGGGCACATCGCGCACTGATTTTCCGCGCGCTGAAAGACCTTACCGACCATATCAGCGTGTCGGTCGTACACCCCGATATGATGGAAGACGGCTGGACTTTCGCAACAGATTTCGAAGGCGCGACCGGAGACACCCTCTTTGGCAGTGACTTTTTGCGTGACATTTATATCAAAGCCGATCCAAATTTCACAGGCCGCGTCACGGTGCCTGTGCTTTGGGACAAGGCGCAGAACACGATCGTATCGAACGAATCGGCCGAGATCATTCGCATGTTCAACAGTGCGTTTAATGAAATCACCGGCAATACTGATGATTATTGGCCGACTGACCTGCGCGAACAAATCGCCGACATCAACGAACGCGTTTACGAGACCGTTAACAATGGCGTCTACAAGGCCGGGTTCGCGACGTCTCAAGATGCTTACGACGACGCGGTCCATCCGCTTTTTGACAGCCTGGCGTGGCTCGAGAGCATCCTCGAAAACAACCGTTTTCTCGCGGGCGACAAGTTGACCGAGGCCGACTGGCGGCTGTTCACGACCCTCGCGCGCTTTGACCTCGTGTATCACACCCATTTCAAGTGCAACCATAAGCGCCTTACCGATTACCCGAACCTTTGGGCCTATACTCGGCAACTTTATCAACACGCTGATATCGCCGAGACCGTGCATTTTGATCACATTGTTCGGCACTACCATTTCAGTCAGACCACGGTGAACCCGCATCAGATCATCCCGATTAACCCGACGGTCGATTTCACCGCCCCACATGGGCGCGATTAGGGACACGGGCGTTAGGCCACCAGCGTTTCTGCCTTCTTCAAATCGACAGAGACCAGCTGGCTGACGCCCTGTTCCGCCATGGTGACGCCGAACAGCCGATCCATTCGCGCCATGGTGACAGCATGGTGCGTGATGATCAAAAAGCGCGTGTCAGTCTGTCGGCACATCTCGTCCAACAGGTCACAAAAGCGCGTCACATTCGCATCATCCAAAGGCGCGTCAACCTCGTCCAACACACAAATCGGCGCAGGGTTCGCAAGGAACACTGCAAAAATCAGCGCCATCGCGGTCAAGGTCTGTTCGCCCCCCGACAATAGGCTAAGCGTGCTAAGCTTTTTGCCCGGCGGTTGGCACATAATCTCCAACCCCGCCTCCAGAGGATCGTCCGATTCGACCATCACCAGGTTGGCCTCACCCCCGTTAAAAAGATGTTTAAACAGCATAGAGAAATTGCTGTTCACCTCTTCGAATGCGGTCAGCAAGCGTTCACGGCCTTCTTTGTTCAGGCTCGCGATACCGCTGCGCAATGTCCGGATCGCCTCGGTCAAATCCGCCTTTTCGCCAACCAAAGTGTCGTGTTCCGCCTGAACCTCTTTCGCGTCTTCCTCGGCACGCAAGTTCACAGCACCCAAGGCTTCGCGCTGTCCCTTCAAACGGCTCAGCTGGCTTTCAAGAACCTCGACATCTGACATCTCATCTGCATTGATCTTAAGTGTCTCTGCCAGCGCTTCGGGGGTCGTGTCGCGTTCTTCATCAATGCGCTCTGCGGCAAGGGCCACCGTTTCCTTCGCCGCATCTGCGCGCGCCTCTGCCCGCGCCCGCGCCTCGCGCGCCTCCGACGCCAAGCGCTCTGCGTCACGCTCAGCCAATGTCATTTCGCGCAAATCGGCTTCCCCGGTAGACAACTGTGTGCTGGCCGCCTGCGTGCGGGTCTCTGCCGCAGAAATTGCGCCTGTCAACTCTTCACGTTTCGCCGCGATCTCTGCGGGGGCAGAGCTCGCTTCGGTCAACTCTCTTTCGGACGCTTCTTTACGCTCAAGAAGCTCGGCGCTGCGTTTTCCCGCCGTGTTCAGGCGGTTCCGCCAGCCGCCCAACTCCTTGGCGACATCCTGGGCACGTCTCTCGCGCGCGGTACCCTCGCGACGCAGTTCGTCCAGCGCAGAACGCCTCGTCATCATCGCAATGCGCGCGCCTTCAACGGTCTGTCGCAACATCTCCACATCGGCGCGGGCACTTGATACGTCGTCAAGCGCGGTAAGCGCATTCTCTGCCTCCGTCACCAAACGTCGACCCTCGATCGCCTCTTCCTCGTGGCGGGCGACGGCCAATCCCAAACTGTCCAACCGGCTCTCCGCCAGGTTCCGATCCGCCTCAGCCCGGCTTAGGGCCCGTCCTGCATCCGCAACAGCACGGTCTGCATCGCGCCGCAGCGCCCGCGCATTTTTGTCTGCCTCTGCCTGAGCAAGCAGAAGCTTTTGCAATGTTTCATGTGCATCACGCGCAGCCTCTGCCCGTTGATTCGTTTGCTCTAACCCCTGCTTGAGTACCTCTAAACGGTTAATTTGTTGCAAACGAAGCGCGGCGGCCGAGGGCGCATCCTCCGCCCACGCCCGGAAACCATCCCACCGCCACAAATCGCCCTCTGGCGAGACGAGACGCTGGCCCGGCAGCAGCAGCGGTTGAAGCCGCGTGCCGTCGTCCGCGTCGACCAGACCAATCTGGCTCATCCGGCGGTTCAGAACGTCAGGCACCGAGACATGCGCCGTCAGCGGGGTGATCCCCTCGGGTAGCGGCTGGACCGTTGAATAGGCAGGTAAATATGCCCACCCCGAGGGTCCGTCGGCTTCGACATCCGGGGCGCGCAGATCATCGGCCAGGGCAGCACCAAGCGCTTTTTCAAACCCGTGTTCGACCTGCAGGCGGTCCAGAATTTGACCACCCTCGGCGGTGTCACGCTCTACCAGCTTCGCCAGCGCGCCTGCTTCGGCGCGAATGGCGTTCAGCTCGCCCTCGGCCTCTGACCGTTCGGCACGGGCATCTGCTTCGCGACTTTGCGTGGCAGCGCGGTCGTCCTCCGCCTTTTGCAAGGCTTCCTCGGCAGCGACAGAGGCCGCATGCGCCTGCGTCTCTGCAGCTTGAGCGGCGCTGAAATCGGCGTTTGCCTTCTCGAGTGCGGCGGCACTCTGCGCGACGGCGGCGCGCGCTTTATCCGCTTCCGCTTCCGATCGTTGAAGCGTTTTGCGGTGATCGTTCAGCAAGCGTTCGGCAGAACTGTGACGCGCGACCAAACGGGCGACATCCTCGGTCAGCTTCGACAGATCCGCTTCCTGTTTTTCGAGCACGCCGGCGGCCTCTTTCGCGCGCTCTGCCGCCACCGCGACCGCAGCTTCATGGCCCTCGCCCGCATCCGACAGATCACGTTCTTCCCGCTCCAACCGCGTGATCGTTTCTTCGGCGTCGCGGTTTAACTCACCTTCGCGGTCCAGATCACGGGTCAACTGCGCGATGCGTTTGGTCAAGGCGTCAATCGCGGCCCGGGCGCGGTTTTCCTGATCGCTCAAGGTATCGCGCTGTACACCAAGCCGCTGCACGATAGCGGCCGCGATCGCTTCTTCCTCACGCAGGGGCGGCAAAGCCTCTTCCGCTTTTTGCCGTGCCACAGTGGCCTGACGCACGGCTTTTTCCGCCTCGGCGGCGACGGCCATCTGGCTGCGCAGCGCTTCGGTCGTCGTTAGACGCGCATCCTCAGCCACGCGCCAGCGCCGATACAGCAGCACCCCTTCGGTCCGGCGCAGGGCATCCCCGATATCGCGATAACGCGCAGCCTGACGGGCCTGGCGCGCCAATTGCGAAAGCTGACCGGCAAGCTGTTCAACCACATCGTCGACGCGCGCAAGGTTGGCTTCGGTACCATTCAGCTTCAGCTCAGCCTCGTGACGGCGGGCATAAAGGCCCGAAATACCCGCGGCTTCTTCAAGAATACGGCGCCGGTTCTTCGGTTTGGCGTTGATCAGTTCCGAAATCTGGCCTTGGCGTACCAACGCTGGCGAATGGGCTCCCGTTGATGCGTCGGCAAACAGCATTTGCACATCGCGCGCGCGCACATCCTTTCCAGCCGCCTTGTAGGCGCTACCGACATCACGGGTGATCCGCCGGATGATTTCGATGCTATCACCGTCGTTAAACCCAGCCGGCGCGAGACGTTCGGAGTTGTCGATATGCAACGCGACTTCGGCGAAGTTCTTGGCCGGACGAGAGGACGCGCCGGCGAAAATCACATCTTCCATACCGCCACCGCGCATAGCGGTCGGACGGTTTTCGCCCATCACCCAACGGAGCGCTTCAAGCAGGTTGGACTTGCCGCAACCATTCGGGCCAACAACGCCGGTTAGACCATCCGAGATGATCAGATCAGTGGGGTCTACAAAGCTTTTAAAGCCTGTCAGCCTGAGTTTGGAAAACCGCAATGTTCGTGCCCGCCTGATTCTTATGGATAGCCAGAATTGCGGATCATCGGGTTTAGAGTCAACGCGACCCCGCTAGGTAGAGCGGGAAGTAGCCGCCTTATCCACAAGATATTGTAATTCTATGCCTGTTATCGCGTTCCCCTTTCGCTATGGTTGTTTGACGGTTCTGCCCCTCATCCGCAGTCCAGCTT
Proteins encoded in this region:
- the def gene encoding peptide deformylase; the encoded protein is MIRNILLHPDPRLKKPCAPVTDMTDELRSLADDMLATMYDAPGIGLAAPQIGVMNRLIVMDCVKEEGETPRPLVMFNPEIIAASDALNTYEEGCLSIPEQFADVTRPADVDVRWIDIDGNEQTETFTKLWATCVQHEIDHLDGKLFIDYLKPMKRQMITRKMTKLKRELARG
- a CDS encoding MalY/PatB family protein is translated as MSFDEIIDRRGTHCAKWDKMEPIYGVPADTGIAMWVADMDFRPPQVVQTALQDMLDHGVYGYFGDDSKYLGAIQWWMEHRHGWKVAPEWVFTTHGLVNGTAMCVDAFTKPGDGVVLFTPVYHAFARVISAAGRQVVECEMAIEGGQYTLDFDAYDAQMTGKETMLVFCSPHNPGGRVWSKSELEQVAAFAKRHDLVLVSDEIHHDLVMPGHTHTPMALIDGVADRLVMMTATTKTFNIAGSHSGNVIIPDPKLRETFAQRVAAMGLSPNSFGLFMATAAYSSEGAAWVDDLVSYLDGNRQIFDAAIQDIPGLQSMSLQSTYLAWVDFSGTGMDRSEFTQRVENSAGIAANHGPTFGKGGESFLRFNIATPRARVEEACNRLREAFKDLQ
- a CDS encoding glutathione S-transferase family protein; this encodes MGLLIDGEWRDKWYDTESTGGKFERSISKFRNWVTADGSAGPSGKSGFQAQSGRYHLYVSYACPWAHRALIFRALKDLTDHISVSVVHPDMMEDGWTFATDFEGATGDTLFGSDFLRDIYIKADPNFTGRVTVPVLWDKAQNTIVSNESAEIIRMFNSAFNEITGNTDDYWPTDLREQIADINERVYETVNNGVYKAGFATSQDAYDDAVHPLFDSLAWLESILENNRFLAGDKLTEADWRLFTTLARFDLVYHTHFKCNHKRLTDYPNLWAYTRQLYQHADIAETVHFDHIVRHYHFSQTTVNPHQIIPINPTVDFTAPHGRD
- the smc gene encoding chromosome segregation protein SMC, giving the protein MRFSKLRLTGFKSFVDPTDLIISDGLTGVVGPNGCGKSNLLEALRWVMGENRPTAMRGGGMEDVIFAGASSRPAKNFAEVALHIDNSERLAPAGFNDGDSIEIIRRITRDVGSAYKAAGKDVRARDVQMLFADASTGAHSPALVRQGQISELINAKPKNRRRILEEAAGISGLYARRHEAELKLNGTEANLARVDDVVEQLAGQLSQLARQARQAARYRDIGDALRRTEGVLLYRRWRVAEDARLTTTEALRSQMAVAAEAEKAVRQATVARQKAEEALPPLREEEAIAAAIVQRLGVQRDTLSDQENRARAAIDALTKRIAQLTRDLDREGELNRDAEETITRLEREERDLSDAGEGHEAAVAVAAERAKEAAGVLEKQEADLSKLTEDVARLVARHSSAERLLNDHRKTLQRSEAEADKARAAVAQSAAALEKANADFSAAQAAETQAHAASVAAEEALQKAEDDRAATQSREADARAERSEAEGELNAIRAEAGALAKLVERDTAEGGQILDRLQVEHGFEKALGAALADDLRAPDVEADGPSGWAYLPAYSTVQPLPEGITPLTAHVSVPDVLNRRMSQIGLVDADDGTRLQPLLLPGQRLVSPEGDLWRWDGFRAWAEDAPSAAALRLQQINRLEVLKQGLEQTNQRAEAARDAHETLQKLLLAQAEADKNARALRRDADRAVADAGRALSRAEADRNLAESRLDSLGLAVARHEEEAIEGRRLVTEAENALTALDDVSSARADVEMLRQTVEGARIAMMTRRSALDELRREGTARERRAQDVAKELGGWRNRLNTAGKRSAELLERKEASERELTEASSAPAEIAAKREELTGAISAAETRTQAASTQLSTGEADLREMTLAERDAERLASEAREARARAEARADAAKETVALAAERIDEERDTTPEALAETLKINADEMSDVEVLESQLSRLKGQREALGAVNLRAEEDAKEVQAEHDTLVGEKADLTEAIRTLRSGIASLNKEGRERLLTAFEEVNSNFSMLFKHLFNGGEANLVMVESDDPLEAGLEIMCQPPGKKLSTLSLLSGGEQTLTAMALIFAVFLANPAPICVLDEVDAPLDDANVTRFCDLLDEMCRQTDTRFLIITHHAVTMARMDRLFGVTMAEQGVSQLVSVDLKKAETLVA